One genomic region from Bacilli bacterium encodes:
- the der gene encoding ribosome biogenesis GTPase Der: MSLPIVAIVGAPNVGKSTLFNRIIGERQAIVDDQAGVTRDRLYGRATWLTRSFRLIDTGGIEIANTPFQDQIRAQVEIAIEEADVIIFLTDAKLGLTKDDRMIAKMLFQSQKPVVLVVNKSDNEELQLYVNEFYALGFGQPVTMAATHGVGVGDLLDEVVKKIPASKDKTPDDDVIRFCVVGRPNVGKSSLVNAMLNQERVIVSDISGTTRDAIDTPFVRSGQNYEVIDTAGLLKRGRIYESVDKYAALRALSAIDRSDIVLLVIDADNGIIEQDKHVAGYAIESNKPIVIVVNKWDLITKDTSTMDEFTKKVRKEFKFLDYASIVYVSAKERTRISTVFAEIEAAYSSYNLRIGTSPLNDVIQDAQIVNPAPYFNKGRIKIYYANQVAIKPPTFVLFVNNPKHMHFSYTRYLENRLRETFELRGTPIKIICRERK; this comes from the coding sequence ATGAGTCTACCTATAGTCGCTATTGTCGGAGCTCCCAATGTGGGAAAATCGACATTATTTAATCGAATTATTGGTGAACGTCAGGCTATAGTTGATGATCAAGCGGGTGTGACTCGCGATCGGCTTTATGGCCGAGCAACTTGGCTTACCCGTTCTTTTCGTCTTATCGATACCGGTGGCATTGAAATTGCAAATACCCCTTTTCAAGATCAAATACGGGCCCAAGTGGAGATTGCAATTGAAGAAGCAGATGTAATTATTTTCTTGACCGATGCCAAATTGGGACTTACAAAAGACGATCGGATGATTGCCAAAATGCTTTTTCAATCGCAAAAACCGGTTGTTTTGGTGGTTAACAAATCCGATAATGAGGAACTTCAACTCTACGTTAATGAATTTTATGCATTGGGTTTCGGACAGCCGGTGACGATGGCGGCAACGCACGGCGTCGGGGTCGGTGATTTACTGGATGAAGTGGTTAAGAAAATTCCTGCTTCAAAAGATAAAACTCCCGATGACGATGTTATTCGGTTTTGTGTGGTCGGTCGACCCAATGTCGGAAAGTCATCGTTAGTAAACGCTATGCTCAATCAAGAACGGGTCATCGTCAGCGATATTTCCGGAACTACGCGGGATGCGATTGACACTCCTTTTGTTCGCTCGGGTCAAAATTATGAAGTGATTGATACCGCCGGCCTATTAAAAAGAGGCCGCATATACGAATCCGTCGACAAATATGCCGCTTTAAGGGCCCTAAGTGCGATTGATCGAAGTGATATTGTCCTTTTGGTTATCGATGCCGACAATGGCATTATTGAGCAGGACAAGCATGTTGCCGGTTATGCAATAGAATCAAACAAACCGATTGTCATTGTTGTCAATAAATGGGATTTGATTACTAAAGACACAAGTACGATGGATGAATTTACGAAGAAAGTCCGCAAGGAATTCAAGTTTCTAGATTACGCGTCAATCGTATATGTATCCGCTAAAGAAAGAACCCGAATTTCAACGGTTTTTGCGGAAATTGAGGCGGCTTATTCATCATATAATCTTCGCATCGGCACTTCGCCTTTAAACGATGTAATTCAAGACGCGCAAATTGTTAACCCTGCCCCTTATTTCAACAAGGGAAGAATTAAAATTTATTACGCCAATCAAGTGGCGATTAAACCGCCGACATTTGTCTTGTTTGTCAATAACCCTAAGCATATGCATTTTTCTTATACTCGTTATCTAGAGAATCGGCTTAGAGAAACCTTCGAATTAAGAGGGACACCAATAAAAATTATCTGCCGGGAGCGTAAATAA
- a CDS encoding ParB/RepB/Spo0J family partition protein yields the protein MKRNDETIVKTNLSRLVKKYAQSDVIHSMEREYKSAPAFYIDTDLIDDNSFLKKLPMRVTTISALASSFENGDIIEPLVLRPKGKRYEVVMGRKRLLAAQKVKLSHLPAIVKEYTDEEVLLVLLAIARDEHDVNPIEQALIASYLVSMFGYTQSAIATLTHQSRPQVTNIMRLLKLPEPIMDEVSLGNLSYGHARALCGVSEDRRLDVYEQIKNNHLTVRQTEDLINKSYRKEKKKPAKKFSYSKVIHINGIELKASFSSLQEMEDFLYYLENKQ from the coding sequence ATGAAGCGCAATGATGAGACGATTGTTAAAACCAATCTCTCACGGCTGGTTAAGAAGTACGCCCAAAGCGATGTTATTCATTCCATGGAGCGCGAATATAAAAGCGCTCCCGCCTTTTATATCGATACCGATTTAATTGATGATAATTCATTTTTGAAAAAACTTCCGATGCGCGTGACTACCATATCGGCATTGGCTTCATCCTTTGAAAATGGCGATATTATCGAGCCGCTTGTCCTTCGTCCGAAAGGAAAACGCTATGAGGTTGTTATGGGCAGAAAACGTCTTTTGGCCGCGCAAAAAGTCAAACTTTCTCACCTGCCCGCTATCGTTAAGGAATATACCGATGAAGAGGTTTTGTTGGTTTTATTGGCCATCGCTCGGGATGAACATGATGTGAATCCAATCGAACAGGCGTTGATTGCTTCTTATCTTGTCAGTATGTTTGGCTATACTCAAAGTGCAATTGCCACGCTCACGCATCAAAGTAGACCCCAGGTGACAAACATTATGCGGTTACTGAAACTGCCGGAGCCAATTATGGATGAAGTATCGCTCGGTAATTTGAGCTATGGTCATGCACGAGCGCTCTGCGGGGTAAGTGAAGACCGGCGATTGGATGTTTATGAACAAATAAAAAACAATCATTTAACTGTTCGTCAAACCGAGGATTTAATCAATAAATCCTATCGTAAAGAAAAGAAAAAACCTGCAAAGAAATTTTCCTATTCAAAAGTAATTCATATCAATGGGATAGAATTAAAAGCGAGTTTTTCTTCTTTGCAGGAGATGGAAGATTTTCTTTATTATCTTGAAAACAAACAATAA
- the cmk gene encoding (d)CMP kinase, with the protein MRKIISVAIDGPAAAGKSTIAKKVAKILNFTYIDTGAMYRAFTYYVMKKGVDPQNEEAACALIPEVEINLEPGDIVLVNQEDVTKQIRETYISSNVSYIASYRAIRLALVEQQRRLARNNSVIMDGRDIGTYVLPDADVKIFQVASVHTRAIRRYEENLEKGIQCTLQQIEDDLIRRDYIDSNREFAPLRQAPDAVLLDTSLMSIEEVVVRVLEIIVAKTGYEVPKL; encoded by the coding sequence ATGAGAAAAATTATTTCGGTCGCCATTGATGGACCCGCGGCAGCAGGAAAGTCGACCATCGCCAAAAAAGTCGCCAAGATTTTGAACTTTACTTACATTGATACCGGAGCGATGTACCGTGCTTTTACCTATTACGTGATGAAGAAGGGCGTCGATCCGCAAAACGAAGAAGCGGCGTGCGCTCTCATCCCAGAAGTGGAAATAAATCTTGAACCGGGGGACATTGTTTTAGTAAATCAGGAGGATGTCACCAAACAGATTAGAGAGACCTATATTTCTTCAAATGTTTCCTATATTGCTTCTTATCGGGCGATTCGGCTGGCGTTAGTCGAACAGCAAAGACGACTTGCCCGCAATAATTCGGTGATTATGGACGGCCGTGATATCGGCACCTATGTTCTTCCCGATGCCGATGTAAAAATCTTTCAGGTCGCAAGTGTTCATACCCGCGCTATTCGTCGGTATGAAGAGAATCTTGAAAAAGGCATTCAATGTACATTGCAGCAAATTGAAGATGATTTAATTCGTCGGGATTATATCGATTCCAACCGCGAGTTTGCCCCCTTAAGACAGGCTCCGGATGCAGTTTTACTTGACACCTCTTTAATGAGTATTGAAGAGGTAGTGGTTCGCGTTCTAGAGATTATCGTTGCTAAAACCGGGTATGAGGTCCCGAAATTATGA
- a CDS encoding HU family DNA-binding protein: MNKVDLVEIVAERASLTKKEAEKAIDIFFEEAEKALIKGDAVKVSGFGSFAVRERAERNGVNPKNQETIVIPASRAVVFKPSKSLKEKVQ, encoded by the coding sequence ATGAATAAGGTTGATTTGGTTGAGATTGTTGCCGAGCGGGCCAGTTTGACCAAAAAGGAAGCTGAAAAGGCAATTGACATCTTTTTTGAAGAAGCGGAAAAAGCTTTGATTAAAGGTGATGCCGTTAAGGTTTCTGGCTTTGGAAGTTTCGCCGTTCGTGAACGGGCGGAAAGAAATGGCGTAAATCCTAAAAATCAGGAAACAATCGTAATTCCGGCGAGCCGCGCAGTTGTGTTCAAACCTTCAAAATCTCTTAAGGAAAAAGTTCAATAA
- a CDS encoding ECF transporter S component, with the protein MEPTTPPVQKKPKKLFSVHAIARIAVFSAIATILYLLPFPPFNFPIFPQVSFLSIHFDEVPALIAGFAYGPLAGSLVIVIRTIIKLPFSSTAMVGELADLIFSLALVLPATLLYHQNRTLKGAIYALIFGTTSQVIVATAGNLYFIADFYNNLFGGAIFNLMDMGTYLKWLIPFNLIKDVMVSIVTFLAYKSVHRLFDRL; encoded by the coding sequence ATGGAACCGACAACCCCACCAGTTCAAAAGAAGCCAAAGAAACTATTCTCTGTCCATGCTATCGCCCGCATTGCGGTATTCTCCGCTATTGCGACCATCCTTTATTTATTGCCATTTCCGCCGTTTAACTTTCCAATATTTCCGCAAGTGAGTTTTCTTTCAATTCACTTTGATGAAGTACCGGCGCTTATTGCCGGCTTTGCCTATGGCCCATTAGCCGGATCACTGGTAATTGTTATCCGAACCATAATCAAACTTCCTTTTTCGAGCACGGCGATGGTTGGCGAGTTAGCGGATTTAATATTTAGCTTAGCTCTCGTTCTCCCAGCCACGCTGCTTTATCATCAAAATCGCACTCTAAAAGGAGCGATTTATGCGCTTATTTTCGGAACGACATCGCAAGTCATTGTGGCGACGGCGGGGAATTTATATTTTATTGCCGACTTTTACAACAATCTATTTGGCGGAGCCATCTTTAATCTCATGGACATGGGAACCTATCTAAAATGGCTGATCCCTTTCAACTTGATCAAAGATGTGATGGTTTCAATCGTAACCTTCTTGGCCTATAAGAGTGTTCATCGTCTGTTTGATCGCTTATGA
- a CDS encoding ABC transporter ATP-binding protein, translated as MDTIISVKDLSKSYQEIKAVQNISFSIKRGEFFSFLGVNGAGKTTTIRILAGLLAKDVGSVFIDGLDIEKNGDQIKKKIGIVFQNSVLDESLSVRENLLSRGALYGIAKGALHQRITDLSQLLNLDNILKRQVKTLSGGQKRRVDIARALIHQPSVLFLDEPTTGLDPQNRQIVWDILSQLRLKQHLTIFLTTHYMEETENSDHVIIIDEGRIVAEGTPRDLKNRFTHNYLYIHHAEDPAINGALLHSQLTYEYSGDHYRVTFSDSQSVTDFIIQYHDLFVDYEVVRGNMDDVFLQVTGKKLER; from the coding sequence ATGGATACCATTATATCAGTAAAAGACCTTAGCAAAAGCTACCAGGAAATTAAGGCTGTTCAAAATATTTCCTTTTCAATCAAAAGAGGAGAATTCTTTTCATTTCTTGGGGTTAATGGCGCGGGCAAAACTACGACAATAAGAATTTTGGCGGGCTTATTGGCAAAAGACGTCGGATCGGTATTTATCGATGGCCTTGATATTGAAAAAAATGGTGACCAAATAAAAAAGAAAATCGGCATCGTCTTTCAAAACAGCGTTCTAGACGAATCACTTTCTGTGCGCGAAAACTTGTTGTCGCGCGGAGCGCTTTACGGAATAGCAAAGGGAGCTCTTCATCAACGAATTACCGATTTAAGTCAACTGCTTAATCTCGACAATATTCTGAAACGCCAGGTAAAAACCCTCAGTGGCGGCCAAAAAAGACGGGTGGATATTGCTCGCGCACTTATTCATCAGCCATCCGTTCTGTTTCTTGACGAGCCTACTACCGGACTCGATCCCCAAAATCGACAGATCGTTTGGGATATTCTCTCCCAGTTGCGCCTAAAACAGCATCTGACCATTTTTCTAACCACACATTATATGGAAGAAACCGAGAATAGTGATCATGTCATTATCATCGATGAGGGGCGAATCGTTGCTGAAGGAACTCCGCGCGATTTGAAAAATCGTTTCACGCATAACTACTTATACATTCATCACGCGGAAGATCCGGCAATCAACGGCGCATTGCTTCACAGTCAACTTACATATGAGTATTCAGGTGATCACTATCGAGTTACCTTTAGCGACTCTCAGTCAGTGACCGATTTTATAATTCAATATCATGATTTGTTCGTAGATTACGAAGTCGTACGGGGCAATATGGACGATGTTTTCTTGCAGGTAACCGGAAAGAAATTGGAGCGTTGA
- a CDS encoding ferredoxin, with product MAKKVRIEKDACIGCGLCNATVPDVFDWDDDGKMKTVVEDVPEALEEAVEGAVADCPVQAIIVE from the coding sequence ATGGCAAAGAAAGTTCGTATTGAAAAAGATGCTTGCATCGGCTGTGGCCTCTGCAACGCTACCGTTCCAGATGTATTTGATTGGGATGATGACGGCAAAATGAAGACGGTTGTTGAAGATGTGCCTGAAGCGCTTGAAGAAGCGGTTGAAGGCGCAGTCGCAGATTGCCCCGTTCAAGCCATTATTGTTGAGTAG
- the nth gene encoding endonuclease III, producing MTINKKARAARVADYLAKLFPAAGCELDYRQDYELVIAVMLSAQTTDASVNRVTAGLFNHYPTLASLASASILSIEQDIRSIGLYHHKAENVHLIAQQLLDEFQGVVPASKERLMRLPGVGNKTANVVRAELFHLPEFAVDTHVARVSRRLGLVDIKDNVEQIEKKLRKLYSPDDYIRLHHRFIHFGRYFCKAQKPHCYECQLADICLEKKKNYQSE from the coding sequence ATGACGATAAATAAGAAAGCTAGAGCCGCGCGCGTGGCGGATTATCTGGCGAAACTTTTTCCCGCTGCCGGTTGCGAATTAGATTATCGACAGGATTACGAACTTGTTATCGCCGTTATGCTGAGCGCGCAGACGACAGATGCAAGCGTTAATCGCGTTACGGCCGGCTTGTTCAATCATTATCCGACCTTGGCTTCCTTGGCGTCAGCCTCTATTTTAAGCATTGAACAGGATATTCGCTCGATTGGTCTATATCACCACAAAGCCGAGAATGTTCATTTGATTGCTCAACAATTATTAGACGAATTTCAGGGAGTCGTTCCCGCCTCTAAAGAGCGGCTCATGCGATTACCGGGAGTAGGCAACAAAACTGCCAATGTAGTTCGAGCCGAGCTTTTTCATTTACCGGAATTTGCCGTTGATACGCATGTTGCCCGGGTCAGTCGGCGACTCGGTCTAGTCGATATTAAAGACAACGTTGAACAAATTGAAAAAAAACTCCGGAAATTATACTCTCCGGATGACTATATTCGCCTTCACCATCGCTTTATTCATTTTGGCCGCTATTTTTGCAAGGCCCAAAAGCCTCATTGCTACGAATGTCAACTGGCGGATATCTGTCTTGAAAAAAAGAAAAATTATCAAAGTGAGTAA
- a CDS encoding DnaD domain protein has protein sequence MIPDALDFRFLLINYYKKIGLNEKELAVIFVIDYLIQEKNDLITGDILSLKMNFSAKEIDDILVNLLHKGYLEYNTDQATMRTTLNPLRQRLYQEFQIEMSNEAKQSSDDNPTEKVVRSFQSELGRNLSPAEIQRVREWIAYGYDANLIIDALKEALSKNRRSIKAVDRILLEWATSEDVKKEGYSAQNESWKNDIDKTIAIAKEKWLDFDDDDK, from the coding sequence TTGATACCTGATGCACTAGATTTTCGATTTTTATTAATTAATTATTATAAAAAAATTGGTCTCAATGAAAAGGAATTGGCAGTTATTTTTGTTATCGATTACTTGATCCAGGAAAAAAATGATTTGATCACGGGGGATATCCTCTCCTTGAAAATGAATTTTTCAGCGAAAGAAATCGACGATATTTTAGTTAATTTACTCCATAAAGGATACTTGGAATACAATACCGATCAGGCGACAATGCGGACTACGCTTAATCCATTACGTCAGCGTCTATACCAAGAATTTCAAATTGAGATGAGTAATGAGGCCAAGCAAAGCAGTGACGACAACCCGACCGAAAAGGTCGTTCGTTCATTTCAAAGCGAGTTGGGTAGAAATCTATCCCCGGCCGAGATACAGCGCGTCCGCGAGTGGATTGCCTATGGGTATGATGCCAATTTGATTATCGATGCCCTAAAAGAAGCATTGAGTAAGAACCGTCGTTCAATTAAGGCTGTCGACCGAATTTTACTTGAATGGGCGACGAGTGAGGATGTAAAAAAGGAAGGCTACAGCGCTCAAAATGAGTCATGGAAGAACGATATTGACAAAACTATAGCCATCGCTAAAGAAAAGTGGCTGGATTTTGACGATGACGATAAATAA
- the rsmG gene encoding 16S rRNA (guanine(527)-N(7))-methyltransferase RsmG encodes MTWNEFIIASDELGFPLSATQINQFHLYYDLLNEWNQKINLTALTSESDILEKHFYDSLLLAPFLKENHNLLDIGSGAGLPGIPIKILFPELDVVLLEPTGKRARFLELVISSLKLLKIRVVNERAEDFAHQAREAFFYVTARAVAQLAILSELALPFTAVGGTFYPMKAKDTAAEIACSLSGIIRLGGNYRKTNSFLLPSHETRTIIEIGKEKPTPKKYPRQFGEIKKHPLIS; translated from the coding sequence ATGACTTGGAATGAATTCATAATTGCGTCGGATGAACTTGGTTTCCCCCTTTCAGCAACCCAAATAAACCAGTTTCATCTTTACTATGATCTTCTGAACGAATGGAATCAAAAAATAAATTTGACGGCGCTTACCAGCGAAAGCGACATTCTTGAAAAACATTTCTATGATTCGCTCCTTTTGGCTCCCTTTCTAAAAGAAAATCATAATTTACTTGATATCGGCAGCGGAGCCGGACTTCCGGGAATCCCAATTAAAATTTTGTTTCCGGAACTGGATGTTGTTTTGCTTGAGCCGACGGGTAAACGGGCCCGCTTCTTGGAATTGGTCATCTCATCTTTGAAACTGCTGAAAATTCGAGTGGTAAATGAACGAGCGGAGGATTTTGCTCATCAGGCACGGGAAGCATTTTTTTATGTTACCGCCCGGGCAGTTGCTCAACTGGCCATTTTAAGTGAGTTGGCTTTACCCTTTACGGCTGTCGGTGGAACTTTTTATCCGATGAAAGCCAAGGACACCGCGGCGGAAATTGCCTGTTCGCTATCGGGAATCATTCGTCTAGGAGGCAACTATCGGAAAACAAATTCTTTTTTGCTACCATCGCATGAGACGCGAACTATCATCGAAATCGGAAAAGAAAAGCCCACTCCTAAAAAATATCCCCGCCAATTTGGTGAGATAAAGAAACATCCGCTTATTTCCTAG
- a CDS encoding CCA tRNA nucleotidyltransferase yields MDFFETYLSISAIFAENGFHLYLVGGTVRDFLLRRQVDDLDFATDARPSAMERFLPEGDFTFARYGTVSLKKNGFSIDITTFRREEGYMDARHPDKIIFVSDMEPDAYRRDFTINALYMDQGRLIYDFFHGRDDLQNHIIRMIGDPGVRLREDPLRILRALRFSLLFDFKIEGGLEEKMRVLSPLVRQLTPAKVNTEIAKMTAVDSEKTNLLLKSFYLDTHY; encoded by the coding sequence ATGGATTTCTTTGAAACGTATCTATCGATTTCAGCTATTTTCGCCGAAAATGGTTTTCATCTCTACTTAGTGGGGGGAACGGTTCGGGATTTTTTGCTTAGGCGTCAAGTGGACGATTTGGATTTTGCCACCGATGCCCGACCTTCCGCGATGGAAAGGTTTCTTCCTGAAGGCGATTTTACCTTTGCCCGCTATGGAACCGTTTCTTTAAAAAAGAACGGATTTTCAATTGACATCACAACGTTTAGACGTGAGGAAGGATATATGGACGCTCGTCATCCGGATAAAATTATTTTTGTCAGCGATATGGAACCGGATGCTTATCGTCGCGATTTTACCATTAATGCTCTATATATGGACCAAGGACGCCTAATATACGATTTTTTCCACGGACGTGATGATTTACAAAATCATATCATTCGTATGATTGGTGATCCGGGAGTTAGATTAAGGGAGGATCCGTTACGGATTCTCCGCGCTTTGCGCTTTTCCCTTCTTTTTGATTTTAAAATCGAGGGAGGGCTCGAGGAAAAAATGCGCGTTTTATCTCCTTTAGTACGGCAGTTAACTCCGGCTAAAGTGAACACGGAAATTGCTAAGATGACGGCAGTCGATTCTGAAAAAACCAATCTCCTGCTAAAAAGTTTTTATCTTGACACTCATTATTGA
- a CDS encoding ABC transporter permease, which produces MRTIWQLTKRNLLIFFRDRISVFFSFLTPLIVLLLYILFLGEVQIRSLEDSLLSIPGMTSGMIKSFVDAWFLSSVLAVGAISGSVSGAQIIVQDQAKRVYDDFLVTPTKASFISISYFLSAVITSILIEVVVFIFTGLYLLIRGSLVFDFLVLGKIILLIIIGSVSAVLFVLPAGKLFRSESSFGGFIGLSSALSGFLLGAYMPPTMFPVFIQNIIALVPGAHIAALLRQVTMSGPLNSMTAYIGTEAANSLADGFSFHLSFFSIELGNIFSYLYIGGFIIICAIINIFAFRKNGRVS; this is translated from the coding sequence ATGAGAACTATTTGGCAATTAACAAAAAGAAATCTGTTGATTTTCTTTCGGGATCGAATCTCAGTCTTTTTCTCGTTTCTTACGCCTCTTATCGTTTTGCTTCTTTACATTCTGTTTTTAGGCGAAGTTCAAATTAGAAGTTTGGAAGACAGCCTTCTTTCCATCCCCGGAATGACAAGCGGAATGATAAAGTCTTTCGTAGACGCCTGGTTTCTATCAAGCGTATTGGCCGTTGGAGCTATTTCGGGATCGGTAAGCGGAGCCCAAATTATCGTTCAAGACCAAGCCAAACGGGTTTACGATGATTTTTTGGTAACCCCCACCAAAGCCTCTTTCATTTCGATTTCCTATTTCCTCAGTGCGGTTATAACTTCGATTCTTATCGAAGTGGTCGTTTTTATTTTTACGGGACTTTATCTTTTAATTCGGGGTTCACTGGTTTTTGACTTTCTCGTTTTGGGAAAAATCATTTTGTTGATTATAATCGGATCCGTCAGCGCAGTATTGTTCGTTTTACCGGCCGGAAAATTATTTCGGAGTGAATCGTCATTCGGTGGTTTTATCGGTCTTAGCTCCGCCTTATCCGGATTTCTACTTGGAGCATACATGCCTCCGACTATGTTTCCGGTGTTCATTCAAAATATTATTGCTTTAGTTCCGGGAGCACATATTGCCGCTTTGTTAAGACAAGTGACAATGAGCGGACCTTTAAACAGCATGACGGCTTATATCGGTACGGAGGCCGCCAATTCGTTAGCTGACGGATTTTCCTTCCATTTAAGCTTCTTTTCCATCGAATTAGGAAATATCTTCAGTTATCTATATATCGGCGGTTTCATCATTATTTGCGCGATTATCAATATTTTTGCCTTCCGCAAAAACGGTCGGGTTTCGTAA
- a CDS encoding AAA family ATPase produces the protein MAHIIAVANQKGGVGKTTTAINLSSALAQNGERVLLIDMDPQGNSSRGLGCDISLLKNTIHQCLLGEIETEKALRKTMIKDLDLLPANLKLASIDVEVIGKNIAPFYLLKGVISALDNRYDFMIIDCPPSLGILNINALVASNSVIIPVQCEYFAMEAVAAILSSISKIQSTYNHHLEIEGFLLTMYDSRTRLGVEISTQIRGLFKEKTFITQIPRNISIPESSARGLPVTLYKPTSSGATAYLNLAKEILLNEAQ, from the coding sequence ATGGCGCATATTATAGCCGTTGCAAATCAAAAAGGTGGGGTGGGAAAGACCACCACGGCAATCAATCTTTCGAGTGCGCTGGCCCAGAACGGCGAACGGGTTCTTTTGATTGATATGGATCCCCAAGGCAATTCCTCCCGCGGATTAGGCTGCGATATATCACTGCTTAAAAATACTATTCATCAGTGCCTTTTGGGGGAAATAGAAACCGAAAAGGCTCTCCGCAAAACGATGATAAAGGATTTGGATTTATTGCCGGCAAACTTAAAACTGGCTTCGATTGATGTCGAAGTAATCGGCAAAAATATCGCTCCGTTTTATTTGTTGAAAGGGGTGATTTCCGCCCTTGATAATCGTTACGATTTTATGATTATCGACTGCCCGCCCTCACTAGGCATATTAAACATCAATGCCCTTGTAGCTTCTAATTCGGTTATCATTCCCGTTCAATGCGAATATTTTGCGATGGAGGCGGTCGCGGCTATTCTATCTTCAATCAGCAAAATTCAATCAACCTACAATCACCATTTAGAAATTGAAGGTTTCCTTTTGACTATGTATGATTCGCGCACGAGGCTCGGAGTGGAAATTTCAACCCAAATCCGCGGATTATTTAAAGAGAAAACATTTATAACGCAGATTCCGCGCAACATATCCATCCCGGAGAGCAGTGCCCGGGGATTACCGGTTACCCTTTATAAACCGACCAGTTCCGGCGCCACGGCATATCTTAATTTGGCCAAGGAGATTTTGCTCAATGAAGCGCAATGA
- a CDS encoding NAD(P)H-dependent glycerol-3-phosphate dehydrogenase: MRICVLGSGTWGTALAQVLTDNGHQVTIYGNNQEQIDDISKHHQNQQYFGGDILLSPSIKATTSLAQALDGKSIILVAVPSNAIRPVLNEVKPFLKSRKYFINTAKGIEAGTEKRMSQVFEDVIPPELRHPLVSLIGPSHAEEVILRMVTAITATSHDLRTARHIQSIFANNYFRVYTNNDEIGAEIGVAMKNAIAIASGALAGLGYGDNARAALVTRGLHEMVNFGTRLGGKLKTYLGLTGLGDLMVTCNSLHSRNFVAGYKIGKDDSSSDFWATNKATVEGIYATKVIYRMGKEMNIDLPIINAVYAVLYEDKRPSELLSRLMVRPLKDENDE, translated from the coding sequence ATGCGAATTTGTGTTTTAGGAAGCGGAACCTGGGGCACGGCGTTAGCGCAGGTTTTAACCGATAACGGGCATCAAGTGACAATCTATGGAAATAATCAGGAACAAATTGATGACATCAGTAAACATCATCAAAACCAACAGTATTTTGGCGGCGACATATTGCTTTCACCGTCAATTAAAGCCACGACCTCGCTGGCGCAGGCTCTCGACGGGAAAAGCATTATTCTAGTCGCGGTTCCATCCAATGCCATTCGTCCGGTTTTAAACGAAGTAAAGCCATTTCTAAAAAGTCGTAAATACTTTATCAATACGGCAAAGGGAATTGAGGCCGGAACTGAAAAACGAATGAGTCAGGTTTTTGAAGATGTCATTCCGCCGGAATTGAGACACCCGCTGGTTTCGCTTATTGGCCCCAGCCATGCTGAGGAAGTTATTTTACGAATGGTAACGGCTATTACCGCCACTTCGCACGATTTAAGAACAGCTCGCCACATTCAATCAATATTTGCCAACAACTATTTTCGGGTATATACCAACAACGATGAGATTGGAGCGGAAATTGGCGTGGCGATGAAAAATGCGATAGCCATTGCCAGCGGAGCCCTTGCCGGTCTTGGCTACGGAGATAATGCTCGCGCCGCACTCGTTACCCGTGGGCTGCATGAGATGGTCAATTTTGGCACCCGCCTGGGGGGAAAACTTAAAACTTACCTCGGTCTTACCGGTCTTGGCGATCTTATGGTGACATGCAATTCGCTTCATTCTCGTAATTTTGTCGCCGGATATAAGATTGGCAAAGACGACTCATCAAGTGATTTTTGGGCAACGAATAAGGCGACAGTTGAGGGTATATATGCAACAAAAGTCATCTACCGTATGGGAAAGGAAATGAACATTGATCTTCCAATTATTAATGCGGTTTATGCTGTTCTTTATGAAGATAAACGCCCGAGTGAGCTTTTGTCCCGCTTGATGGTTAGGCCACTAAAAGACGAAAACGACGAATGA